The following proteins are co-located in the Telopea speciosissima isolate NSW1024214 ecotype Mountain lineage chromosome 9, Tspe_v1, whole genome shotgun sequence genome:
- the LOC122641067 gene encoding cytoplasmic tRNA 2-thiolation protein 2, which translates to MACAATACRQTGCCRDEDDGELVASTKKKAEEPIIKTNSVSTDTASSNTSNSTNASSSEGSGHRQSLCVKCKTDEALIGDESRLCFGCFRSSLFGKFKVTVTTKDLISPLDNVLVAFSGGPSSRVALQFVHELQQKAQRNLDASRDKSLPVFGVGIAFIDESAISSIPSHEFGQAIQDIRSIVSSLAPPAKELFIAPIGNIFSLDSNDGIERLNELLCAINDVTGKEDLLRYLRMISLQKIASEHGYNKLVLGSCASRIACHVISATVKGQGYSLPADIQYVDARWEVPVVLPLRDCLIQELKVLCHRESLKTLELLDGPHSGINGLVSSFVTLLQEENPSREPTIVRTAEKLTPFNFNRLPETNDSSNHLSFRRRHKKLNFIPNESNPSEFFCPICNSPIKNSDLESLRSNLGHSETNADIFWASCCSSCQFQILPKEPSPMEHFYSLLPKPVVARVRDGICSNQDWLREQIKDCLLSDDEEGS; encoded by the exons ATGGCTTGCGCTGCTACAGCTTGCCGCCAGACTGGTTGCTGCAGAGATGAAGATGACGGAGAATTGGTGGCGTCGACAAAGAAGAAAGCTGAGGAGCCCATCATCAAGACCAATTCAGTTTCAACTGATACTGCTTCTTCCAATACTTCTAATTCAACTAATGCTTCTTCTTCTGAGGGGTCTGGGCATCGTCAGAGTCTCTGCGTCAAGTGCAAGACCGACGAAGCCCTCATCGGAGATGAAAGTCGCCTCTGCTTCGGATGCTTTCGTTCATCACTCTTTGGAAAGTTCAAGGTCACCGTCACCACGAAAGATTTGATTTCTCCCCTTGATAATGTCCTTGTCGCTTTCTCCGGTGGTCCTTCCTCcag GGTGGCTTTACAATTTGTACATGAGCTGCAACAAAAAGCACAAAGGAATTTGGATGCTAGCAGAGACAAATCATTACCAGTGTTTGGTGTTGGAATTGCCTTTATTGATGAAAGTGCTATTTCTTCCATCCCTTCTCATGAATTTGGGCAAGCAATCCAAGATATCAGATCGATTGTGTCAAGTTTAGCTCCACCGGCAAAAGAGTTGTTCATTGCACCGATtggaaatattttttctttggacTCCAATGATGGAATTGAGAGATTGAATGAGTTACTGTGTGCAATTAATGATGTAACTGGGAAAGAAGATCTTTTACGGTATCTACGTATGATATCCTTGCAGAAG ATTGCTTCTGAGCATGGATACAACAAACTGGTGCTAGGATCATGCGCATCAAGGATTGCTTGCCATGTCATTTCAGCAACTGTGAAG GGCCAAGGTTACTCTTTACCAGCAGATATACAGTATGTTGATGCAAGGTGGGAGGTTCCAGTGGTACTTCCTCTTCGGGACTGTCTTATACAGGAACTAAAAGTGCTGTGTCACCGTGAGAG CTTGAAGACCCTGGAGCTGCTTGATGGTCCTCATTCTGGCATCAATGGTTTGGTGTCATCATTTGTTACTCTCTTGCAG GAAGAGAATCCTTCCAGAGAGCCCACCATAGTAAGAACAGCAGAAAAGCTTACTCCATTTAATTTCAATAGGCTACCAGAAACCAATGACTCTAGCAATCATTTGTCTTTCCGAAGGCGTCACAAGAAGTTGAATTTCATACCAAATGAATCCAATCCATCAGAATTTTTCTGTCCAATCTGCAACAGCCCAATCAAGAATTCAGATCTGGAAAGTTTGAGAAGTAATCTTGGGCATTCTGAAACTAATGCTGATATTTTTTGGGCAAGCTGTTGTTCCAGTTGCCAATTTCAGATACTTCCAAAGGAGCCATCACCGATGGAGCATTTCTATTCACTTCTCCCAAAACCAGTGGTTGCTCGAGTGAGGGATGGCATCTGCTCTAACCAAGATTGGCTTAG GGAGCAAATAAAGGATTGCTTGCTTTCAGATGACGAAGAAGGAAgctga